In a genomic window of Hymenobacter chitinivorans DSM 11115:
- a CDS encoding THUMP-like domain-containing protein, translating into MNYPLPAAARQYVADHLHDDPATLALQARRYPGLPVPELVRQIQARQKARTKLPAWADNPDLIFPPALSVEQASSARTAAFKASLVSGQRLVDLTGGFGVDATHFATQVPEVHYVERDPGLVAVVQYNLAQLGITNITCHAGDALSFLKSTPDTFDWIYLDPARRNPADKKIYRLQDCEPDVLRILPLLLHKGNRVLLKTSPMLDIEQALLELKQVRRLWVVAVDNECKEVLYELGPEAAVDPERYTVNLLRNGQQQEFRLNKARETRAVARYAEAQGYLYEPNVAVLKAGGFKSIGTAFELLKLGQHSHLYTSDALRTDFPGRIFRIVATERYDRDALRAHLGPEARAHVTTRNFPDTVADFRQRTGIREGGDLYMFATTDLQGKLVVLVCEKQTV; encoded by the coding sequence ATGAACTATCCGCTTCCTGCAGCGGCCCGGCAGTATGTTGCCGACCATCTGCATGATGACCCCGCTACGCTGGCCCTGCAGGCCCGCCGGTACCCGGGCCTGCCCGTGCCGGAACTGGTGCGCCAAATCCAGGCCCGCCAGAAAGCCCGCACCAAATTGCCCGCCTGGGCCGACAACCCAGACCTGATTTTTCCGCCGGCTTTGTCGGTGGAGCAGGCTTCGTCGGCGCGTACGGCCGCTTTTAAAGCTAGCTTGGTCAGTGGGCAGCGCCTAGTGGACCTCACGGGCGGCTTTGGAGTAGACGCCACCCATTTTGCTACTCAAGTTCCGGAAGTACATTACGTGGAACGGGACCCCGGCCTGGTAGCCGTGGTGCAGTACAACCTGGCGCAGCTGGGCATTACCAATATTACCTGCCACGCCGGCGACGCGCTAAGCTTTCTGAAAAGCACGCCCGATACCTTCGACTGGATTTATCTAGACCCGGCCCGGCGCAACCCGGCCGACAAAAAGATATACCGCCTGCAGGACTGTGAGCCCGACGTGCTGCGCATCTTGCCCCTGTTACTGCACAAAGGCAACCGGGTGCTGCTGAAAACTTCCCCCATGCTCGACATCGAGCAAGCCCTGCTGGAGCTCAAGCAAGTGCGGCGCCTATGGGTGGTTGCCGTGGACAATGAGTGCAAGGAAGTACTCTACGAGCTGGGGCCCGAGGCCGCCGTGGACCCGGAGCGCTACACGGTGAATTTGCTGCGCAACGGGCAACAGCAGGAATTTCGGCTCAACAAGGCCCGCGAAACCCGGGCCGTTGCCCGCTACGCCGAAGCCCAGGGCTACCTCTACGAGCCCAACGTGGCAGTACTCAAAGCAGGCGGCTTTAAAAGCATCGGTACGGCTTTCGAGCTGCTGAAGCTAGGCCAGCACAGTCACCTCTACACCTCCGACGCCCTGCGGACCGACTTCCCCGGCCGAATTTTCCGCATCGTGGCCACGGAGCGCTACGACCGGGACGCGCTGCGCGCCCACCTGGGCCCCGAGGCCCGGGCCCACGTCACGACCCGCAACTTCCCCGACACCGTGGCCGATTTCCGCCAGCGCACCGGCATCCGGGAAGGCGGCGACTTATACATGTTTGCCACCACCGATTTGCAGGGTAAGCTAGTCGTGCTGGTTTGTGAAAAGCAGACGGTTTGA
- a CDS encoding YncE family protein encodes MLSAKTISTLFSRIALTGGLALALVSCSDKSEEDGPLYNISKDSNNVFVLNEGKFQTPNGAVSYFNKSSKKVVDKSIFQTVNQRELGDVVQSMLVVGNQGYIVANNSKKVEVVNLTTFKTVATVSTLEQPRYAVAAGTNKAYITEWVKYGSPGRVSVLDLNTNTVLKTIPVGKQPEQIVAVNGKVYVANSGDNTLSVINPATDVVESTITVPDGPSSLVVDKNSTIWVLGAGFTVYDSNPPYAVLSSTPGSLTKVNPTTNTVQSSLAFASNNPSGLRIDGTGTQLYYRYKGAIYRMSTTDAALPATPLIRRSFSGLDVDPKDNTIYAAVTPSYTTAGKFIRYQGTGTATAIDSFEVNIAPNGFIFY; translated from the coding sequence ATGCTTTCCGCAAAAACCATTTCTACTCTGTTTTCCCGCATTGCCCTCACCGGCGGCCTGGCTTTGGCCCTGGTTAGCTGCTCCGACAAATCGGAAGAGGACGGGCCGTTGTATAACATCAGCAAGGACAGCAACAACGTTTTCGTGCTGAACGAAGGCAAGTTTCAGACGCCCAACGGAGCCGTTTCCTATTTTAACAAGAGCTCCAAGAAAGTAGTCGACAAGAGCATTTTTCAGACCGTGAACCAGCGGGAACTAGGCGACGTGGTGCAGTCGATGCTGGTGGTGGGCAACCAGGGCTACATTGTGGCCAACAACAGCAAGAAGGTGGAGGTGGTAAATCTGACCACGTTTAAGACCGTAGCCACGGTAAGCACCCTGGAGCAGCCCCGCTACGCCGTGGCCGCCGGCACCAATAAAGCCTATATCACCGAGTGGGTGAAATACGGCAGCCCGGGCCGGGTTTCGGTGCTGGATTTGAATACCAATACGGTGCTCAAAACCATTCCGGTGGGCAAGCAGCCCGAGCAGATTGTGGCCGTCAACGGCAAGGTGTACGTGGCCAACTCGGGCGACAACACCCTGAGCGTTATCAACCCGGCAACCGACGTGGTGGAAAGCACCATTACGGTACCCGACGGGCCCAGCAGCCTCGTGGTTGACAAGAACAGCACCATCTGGGTGCTCGGGGCGGGCTTTACCGTGTACGACTCCAACCCGCCCTACGCCGTGCTGTCGTCGACGCCCGGCAGCCTGACCAAGGTGAACCCCACGACCAACACCGTGCAGTCGAGCCTGGCCTTTGCCAGCAACAACCCCAGCGGCCTGCGCATCGATGGCACCGGCACCCAGCTGTACTACCGCTACAAAGGCGCCATTTACCGCATGAGCACCACCGACGCCGCGCTGCCCGCCACCCCGCTGATCCGGCGCAGCTTCAGCGGCCTCGACGTGGACCCCAAAGACAACACCATCTACGCCGCCGTTACGCCGTCCTACACCACGGCCGGCAAATTTATCCGCTACCAGGGCACCGGCACGGCCACGGCCATCGACTCGTTCGAGGTCAACATTGCGCCTAACGGTTTTATCTTCTATTAA
- a CDS encoding GNAT family N-acetyltransferase, with protein MSSPLRITVAKRTPAVAAQLAELGRQTFHDTFAADNSAADMAEFLATTFSADKQLVELNDPQTTFLLAHHQQDAVGYAKLRLDSTLGLEAGKDAAGRLEIERLYVRQDWIGTGLGASLMRRAIEEARQHKCRTVVLGVWERNEHAIAFYRRFGFKEIGKHEFRVGQDIQTDLILRKGL; from the coding sequence ATGTCTTCACCGCTTCGCATTACCGTTGCCAAACGCACCCCGGCCGTAGCTGCCCAATTAGCGGAGCTCGGTCGTCAAACCTTCCACGATACCTTTGCGGCCGATAACTCGGCGGCGGATATGGCCGAGTTTCTGGCCACTACCTTTAGTGCCGACAAACAGTTGGTCGAGCTTAATGACCCGCAAACCACCTTTCTGCTGGCTCACCACCAGCAGGATGCCGTGGGCTACGCCAAGCTGCGGCTGGACTCGACGCTGGGCTTGGAAGCAGGCAAAGACGCGGCCGGTCGGCTGGAGATTGAGCGGCTATACGTGCGGCAGGATTGGATAGGTACTGGCTTGGGGGCCTCGCTGATGCGGCGCGCTATTGAGGAAGCCCGCCAGCACAAGTGCCGCACGGTGGTACTGGGTGTATGGGAGCGAAATGAGCACGCCATTGCTTTCTACCGCCGCTTTGGGTTCAAAGAAATTGGCAAGCACGAGTTTCGGGTGGGACAGGATATTCAAACCGACCTGATTCTGCGCAAGGGACTGTAG
- a CDS encoding helix-turn-helix domain-containing protein — MKTTLLHIKNMVCPRCIDAVRHLLEQAGYRPTQVTLGQAQLDHTTPADPAVLAPILHEAGFEVLMGRADQLTEQIKGALGEYLEHLRTARMPLTTSAFLTERFAATYSHLSKVFSRTANLTIEKYLIRLKIERVKEMLSYGEMTLSEIADQMRYSSGQHLSNQFRQVTGRSVSEFRRDLMPKRLSLDQLA, encoded by the coding sequence GTGAAAACGACGCTCCTCCACATTAAGAACATGGTGTGCCCCCGCTGCATCGACGCGGTGCGCCACCTCCTCGAACAGGCCGGCTACCGCCCCACTCAGGTGACGCTGGGGCAGGCGCAGCTGGACCACACCACTCCCGCCGACCCCGCGGTGCTGGCCCCAATTCTGCACGAAGCGGGCTTTGAAGTCCTGATGGGCCGCGCCGACCAGCTCACCGAGCAAATCAAGGGTGCGCTGGGAGAATACCTGGAACACCTGCGCACGGCCCGCATGCCCCTGACCACCTCGGCCTTTTTGACCGAGCGGTTTGCGGCCACGTATTCGCACCTGAGCAAGGTCTTCTCGCGCACGGCCAACCTCACGATTGAGAAGTACCTGATCCGCCTGAAAATTGAGCGGGTCAAGGAAATGCTGAGCTACGGTGAAATGACGCTGAGCGAAATTGCCGACCAGATGCGCTACAGCAGCGGTCAGCACCTGAGCAACCAGTTCCGCCAAGTGACGGGCCGCTCGGTCAGTGAATTCCGCCGGGATTTGATGCCCAAACGGCTTTCCCTGGACCAGCTGGCCTAG
- a CDS encoding TonB-dependent receptor — protein sequence MAASLAGPGRGYAQQLSPDSVQQIQRVQQLPAVRIQAGLPSRFAVGSRTLTLDSVALAQYRSGTVADVLAARTPLYIKNYGPGQLSSISIRGTSARHTAVLWNGLNISLPSLGESDFALLPTSGATQVQVQHGPASALYGSSAIGGTVLLSSPPQWNAGPRTSFQTEQGSFGQQANSLEGGFSNARVAVRTSASQRSAQNDFPYSVREASGMVQHRQENAAYRQWSLAQDVQLRTGQHSEWQAAAWLTDADRQIQPSTGSANTHARQRDQSRRLLAGYHHVAARHESGLRVAWFEDVLNYRSDDVASNSRVQTTQAQAEHTFTFRPNANLRLGAEAQHFSGHVDGYQQAIDENRYAGFALLRYDPRPALHLTANLRQAVLPGRRAPLTPTLGAEWQFWQTPAQTLSLKANASRSYRAPTLNERFWPTGNPNLTPEAGLGYEGGLTHEWKPTADLTWQSELTGYHQLVDDWVQWLPDRLGRYTPKNLRQVRAQGVEVGSHLRWEHQRYQLRAGAEYAYTQSRKVRGYNDDPDPVNQQLAYVPLHAAAFSTDHRWRRWVASTVLTYTGPRFIDATGSNKLPGYTLLNATLGHTLRVGPAWSATVLVQGFNLTNLVYQSYEYRAMPLRSGSVSVRVNWH from the coding sequence TTGGCCGCCAGCCTGGCGGGGCCAGGGCGGGGGTATGCCCAGCAACTTTCGCCCGACTCGGTGCAGCAGATTCAGCGGGTGCAGCAACTCCCCGCCGTGCGAATTCAGGCCGGGCTACCCAGCCGCTTCGCCGTCGGTAGCCGCACGCTCACCCTCGATTCGGTGGCCCTGGCCCAGTACCGCAGCGGTACGGTGGCCGACGTTCTCGCGGCCCGCACCCCGCTTTACATCAAAAACTACGGGCCGGGGCAGCTGTCCTCAATTTCGATTCGGGGTACCTCGGCCCGCCACACGGCCGTACTCTGGAACGGACTAAACATCAGCTTGCCGTCGTTGGGGGAATCCGACTTTGCCTTGCTACCCACGAGTGGGGCTACCCAGGTGCAGGTGCAACACGGGCCGGCCAGCGCCTTGTACGGCAGCAGCGCCATTGGTGGCACGGTGCTGCTTTCCTCGCCGCCCCAGTGGAATGCCGGCCCGCGGACTTCCTTCCAAACCGAGCAGGGCAGCTTCGGGCAGCAAGCCAACAGCTTGGAAGGAGGCTTTAGCAATGCCCGCGTGGCGGTGCGCACCAGCGCCTCCCAGCGCTCAGCTCAGAATGACTTCCCGTACTCGGTACGCGAAGCCAGCGGCATGGTACAGCACCGCCAGGAAAATGCGGCCTACCGCCAGTGGAGCCTGGCCCAGGACGTGCAGCTGCGCACCGGGCAGCATAGTGAGTGGCAGGCCGCGGCCTGGCTGACCGATGCCGACCGCCAGATTCAGCCCTCGACGGGCTCGGCCAACACCCACGCCCGGCAGCGTGACCAAAGCCGCCGCCTGCTGGCCGGCTACCACCACGTGGCGGCCCGGCACGAGTCGGGGCTGCGGGTAGCGTGGTTTGAGGACGTGCTCAACTACCGCTCCGACGATGTAGCCAGCAATTCCCGGGTGCAAACCACCCAGGCGCAGGCGGAGCATACGTTTACCTTTCGGCCCAACGCCAACCTGCGCCTGGGCGCCGAGGCGCAGCACTTCAGCGGCCATGTGGATGGCTATCAGCAGGCCATTGATGAGAATCGCTACGCCGGCTTTGCCCTGCTGCGCTACGACCCGCGGCCGGCCCTGCACCTGACGGCCAACCTGCGCCAAGCCGTGCTGCCAGGGCGGCGGGCTCCCCTCACTCCTACCTTGGGCGCGGAGTGGCAGTTTTGGCAAACTCCCGCCCAAACCCTGAGCCTGAAAGCCAACGCCTCCCGCAGCTACCGCGCTCCAACCCTAAACGAGCGGTTTTGGCCGACCGGCAACCCCAACCTAACACCGGAAGCGGGACTGGGCTACGAGGGTGGGCTTACGCACGAGTGGAAACCTACCGCGGACCTGACCTGGCAGAGCGAACTAACCGGCTACCACCAACTCGTCGACGACTGGGTGCAGTGGCTGCCCGACCGCCTGGGCCGCTACACGCCCAAAAACCTGCGCCAAGTGCGGGCCCAGGGCGTGGAAGTTGGGTCGCACCTGCGCTGGGAGCACCAGCGCTACCAGCTGCGGGCCGGGGCCGAGTACGCCTACACCCAATCCCGAAAAGTGCGGGGCTATAATGACGACCCCGACCCGGTAAATCAGCAGCTGGCCTACGTGCCCCTGCACGCGGCGGCTTTCAGCACCGACCACCGCTGGCGGCGCTGGGTGGCCTCCACCGTCCTGACCTACACCGGCCCCCGCTTCATTGACGCCACGGGCAGCAACAAGCTGCCGGGCTACACCCTGCTCAACGCAACGCTAGGGCACACGCTGCGGGTCGGGCCGGCGTGGTCGGCCACGGTGCTGGTGCAGGGCTTCAACCTAACCAACTTGGTGTACCAGAGCTACGAATACCGGGCCATGCCGCTGCGCTCGGGCAGCGTGAGTGTGCGCGTCAATTGGCACTAA
- a CDS encoding DNA-3-methyladenine glycosylase — MSKLPLPFYQRPDVVQIARDLIGKYLFSTVDGILTGGRIVETEAYAHINDQACHSHLGRYTARTKVMYEAGGVAYTYLIYGRYVLFNIITNEAGKADAVLIRGLEPTEGLPEMLLRRGLTKSARNLTGGPGLLTQALGITTKHYGTDLTGNLIWMEDRQEPVPADQILASPRVGIDYAGLDAALPWRFRLQGSPWTSPAR; from the coding sequence ATGTCCAAACTTCCCCTCCCCTTTTACCAGCGCCCCGACGTCGTTCAGATTGCCCGCGACTTAATTGGCAAATACCTTTTCAGTACCGTGGACGGCATTCTGACCGGTGGCCGCATCGTCGAAACGGAAGCCTACGCGCATATCAACGACCAGGCCTGCCACTCCCACCTGGGCCGCTACACGGCCCGCACCAAGGTGATGTACGAAGCCGGCGGCGTGGCCTATACCTACCTGATTTATGGCCGCTACGTGCTCTTCAATATCATTACCAACGAAGCCGGCAAGGCCGATGCCGTTCTGATTCGGGGCCTGGAGCCCACTGAAGGCCTGCCCGAAATGCTCTTGCGCCGCGGCCTGACCAAATCGGCCCGCAACCTGACCGGCGGGCCCGGCCTGCTCACCCAGGCTCTGGGCATTACCACCAAGCACTACGGCACCGACCTGACCGGCAACCTGATCTGGATGGAAGACCGCCAGGAACCCGTCCCCGCCGACCAGATTCTGGCCAGCCCCCGCGTCGGCATCGACTACGCTGGACTCGACGCCGCTCTGCCCTGGCGCTTCCGCCTCCAGGGTAGTCCCTGGACCAGCCCGGCGCGGTGA
- a CDS encoding DUF4397 domain-containing protein, translated as MKTLRNILQRRFFLAALPAALAFASCGDDNDSAAPAPDQGRVIFAHEAASSTGSVKFVANDNKEVASQAFGTSSSYAAVNAGSQTIKINDATSGSTVGTQTVTIDKDKNYSVFAYSPSATLGSLASLAVNDDLTAPNTGKAKIRLVHLGVGSPNAVSLSLPNATVGTSDIITNVAFGTASTFTEITPGPYNLAVSIGSGATATIEASVGDGTGSNTATTKTYAAGKIYTVVLRGVKSNSIPDAQRLKAVIIEHN; from the coding sequence ATGAAAACCCTACGAAACATCCTGCAGCGCCGTTTTTTCCTAGCAGCGCTACCCGCTGCCCTGGCCTTTGCTAGTTGCGGGGATGACAACGATTCGGCTGCTCCCGCTCCTGACCAGGGCAGAGTAATTTTCGCCCACGAAGCGGCCTCATCTACAGGCTCGGTGAAATTTGTGGCCAATGACAACAAAGAAGTGGCCTCCCAGGCCTTTGGCACCAGCAGCTCGTACGCGGCCGTAAACGCCGGGTCCCAGACCATCAAAATCAACGACGCCACGAGCGGCTCGACGGTAGGTACCCAAACCGTCACGATTGATAAAGACAAGAACTACTCGGTCTTCGCCTACTCGCCCTCGGCTACGCTTGGCTCCCTGGCCAGCCTGGCCGTCAACGACGACCTGACGGCTCCCAACACGGGGAAAGCCAAAATTCGGTTGGTGCACCTGGGCGTCGGCTCGCCTAATGCCGTCAGCCTCTCGCTGCCCAACGCCACTGTTGGCACCAGCGACATTATCACGAACGTGGCCTTTGGTACGGCTTCGACATTTACCGAAATTACCCCTGGGCCTTATAATCTGGCCGTTTCCATCGGGTCGGGCGCTACCGCTACCATCGAGGCTTCGGTGGGGGATGGCACGGGCAGCAACACGGCCACGACCAAAACCTATGCGGCCGGTAAGATTTATACCGTGGTACTGCGCGGCGTGAAAAGCAACAGCATCCCCGACGCTCAGCGCCTGAAAGCCGTTATCATCGAGCACAACTAA
- a CDS encoding B12-binding domain-containing radical SAM protein, translating into MASPRILLITPPLTQLNTPYPATPYIKGFLGGRGYQVTQADLGLELVLKLFSAEGLRRVFAEIEAGGFELSDNARRMVRLQRSYLTTIGPVIRFLQNKDTTLASRICHSRFLPEAARFDNIADLEAAFGTLGLNDQARHLATLYLEDIGDLIKETVGPQFGFSRYAERLGMSATSFDAMHEALQAAPNLLDRMLLELLDELVARTEPDVVGFSVPFPGNLYGALRLAGRVKELRPAAKTLMGGGYPNTELRQIKEPRFFDYIDFLTLDDGEGPWLRLLEYISRQLSVVSCQVEELAEAGPSSISRQNDLTTNNQQPTTSTFQRTFLRNAAGVVEYINHPHPDVPHTEVGTPDYSDLPLTEYLSVIEVLNPMHRLWSDGRWNKLTIAHGCYWKRCSFCDVTLDYISRYETAPATLLVDRIEQIVRQTGQTGFHFVDEAAPPLALRDLAVELLKRQVNITWWGNIRFEKTFTPDLCRLLAASGCIAVSGGLEVASDRLLALMEKGVTIAQVARVTDGFTQAGIMVHAYLMYGFPTQTTQETVDALEVVRQLFGAGIVQSGYWHRFAMTAHSPVGKNPAKYQVVPIGPEPGDFAWNDLWHDDPTGTDHEKFGAGLAKALYNYMHGVALNEPLSFWFDFKTPHSKVPRQLIQQALQEPGKPDFAKQNQRLFWLGNAPELRYTEAKKGQRAILTFYEQAEDFEVKTAAVLGPWLYQLITSLATDYDTKVLLKEVAATFPTSVAGMSFEAFLASPTWQLLREKGLLIL; encoded by the coding sequence ATTGCTTCGCCCCGAATCCTGCTCATTACTCCGCCGCTCACCCAGCTCAATACGCCCTACCCGGCCACGCCCTACATCAAGGGTTTTCTGGGCGGCCGGGGCTACCAGGTCACCCAGGCCGACCTGGGCCTGGAGCTGGTGCTGAAGCTGTTTTCGGCCGAAGGGCTGCGGCGGGTATTTGCCGAAATTGAGGCCGGCGGCTTTGAGCTCAGCGACAATGCCCGGCGCATGGTGCGGCTGCAGCGCAGCTATTTGACCACCATCGGGCCCGTTATCCGGTTTTTGCAGAACAAGGACACCACCCTGGCCTCGCGCATCTGCCACAGCCGCTTCCTGCCCGAAGCCGCCCGCTTCGACAATATTGCCGACCTGGAAGCCGCTTTCGGCACCCTGGGCCTCAACGACCAGGCCCGCCACCTGGCCACGCTCTACCTCGAAGACATCGGTGACCTGATCAAGGAAACCGTGGGCCCGCAGTTTGGCTTCTCGCGTTACGCCGAGCGTCTGGGCATGTCGGCCACCTCATTCGATGCCATGCACGAGGCCCTACAAGCCGCCCCCAACCTGCTGGACCGGATGCTGCTGGAGCTGCTCGACGAGCTGGTGGCCCGCACCGAGCCCGACGTGGTGGGCTTCTCGGTGCCGTTTCCCGGCAACCTCTACGGGGCCCTGCGCTTGGCGGGCCGGGTGAAAGAGCTGCGGCCGGCGGCCAAAACCCTGATGGGCGGCGGTTACCCCAACACCGAACTGCGCCAGATCAAGGAGCCCCGCTTTTTCGACTACATCGACTTTCTGACCCTCGACGACGGCGAAGGCCCCTGGCTGCGCCTGCTGGAGTATATTAGTCGGCAGTTGTCCGTTGTTAGTTGTCAGGTGGAGGAACTGGCTGAAGCCGGCCCGTCAAGCATAAGCCGGCAGAACGACCTAACAACTAACAACCAACAACCAACAACTAGCACCTTCCAGCGCACCTTTCTGCGCAACGCGGCCGGCGTGGTGGAGTATATCAACCACCCCCACCCCGATGTGCCGCACACGGAAGTGGGTACGCCCGACTACAGCGACTTGCCGCTAACGGAGTACCTGTCGGTAATCGAGGTGCTGAACCCCATGCATCGGCTCTGGAGCGACGGGCGCTGGAACAAGCTCACCATTGCCCACGGCTGCTACTGGAAGCGTTGCTCGTTCTGCGACGTGACGCTGGACTACATTTCCCGCTACGAAACGGCCCCGGCCACCTTGCTCGTCGACCGGATTGAGCAGATTGTGCGGCAAACCGGACAGACTGGTTTCCACTTCGTGGACGAGGCCGCCCCGCCCCTAGCCCTGCGCGACCTGGCCGTGGAGCTCCTCAAGCGGCAGGTCAACATTACCTGGTGGGGCAACATCCGCTTCGAGAAAACCTTTACGCCCGACCTCTGCCGCCTGCTGGCAGCCTCGGGCTGCATTGCCGTGAGTGGCGGACTGGAAGTGGCTTCCGACCGGCTCTTGGCCCTGATGGAAAAAGGCGTCACCATTGCCCAGGTGGCCCGCGTCACCGACGGCTTCACCCAGGCCGGCATCATGGTGCACGCCTACCTGATGTATGGCTTCCCGACCCAAACCACCCAGGAAACCGTGGACGCGCTGGAGGTGGTGCGCCAGCTGTTCGGGGCCGGCATCGTGCAGAGCGGCTACTGGCACCGCTTCGCCATGACGGCCCATTCGCCGGTCGGGAAAAACCCGGCCAAGTACCAAGTGGTGCCCATCGGCCCCGAGCCCGGCGACTTTGCCTGGAACGACCTGTGGCACGACGACCCCACCGGTACCGACCACGAGAAGTTCGGGGCCGGCCTGGCCAAGGCCCTCTACAACTACATGCACGGTGTGGCCCTCAACGAGCCGCTCAGCTTCTGGTTCGACTTCAAGACGCCCCACTCCAAGGTGCCCCGCCAGCTGATTCAGCAGGCTTTGCAGGAGCCGGGCAAGCCCGATTTTGCCAAGCAGAACCAGCGCTTGTTCTGGCTGGGCAACGCGCCCGAGCTGCGCTATACCGAGGCCAAGAAAGGCCAGCGGGCCATCCTAACGTTTTACGAGCAGGCCGAGGACTTCGAGGTGAAAACGGCCGCCGTCCTGGGCCCCTGGCTGTACCAACTCATCACCAGCCTGGCCACCGATTACGACACGAAAGTGCTACTGAAAGAAGTGGCCGCCACCTTTCCTACCAGTGTAGCCGGCATGAGCTTCGAGGCCTTTCTGGCGTCGCCGACCTGGCAGCTGCTGCGGGAAAAAGGCCTGCTGATCCTGTAA
- a CDS encoding NAD(P)-dependent oxidoreductase, with amino-acid sequence MKILVFGASGATGRQLVQQALDQQFSVTAFVRDPAKLTVKHPNLRVVQGDVLRPETVEAAIPGHEAVVLALGVKKNQAGDTTLSDGTQSIIDCMRKYGVPRLICESSLGVGSSKNEVGFLFGKVVAPLFLKHIMADKERQEALIQHSGLDWTIVRPAGLTNGKATGGYKVALSFANAKIKGRVSRADVAQFMLKQLATDAFVGRAVGISY; translated from the coding sequence ATGAAAATCCTCGTTTTCGGTGCTTCCGGTGCTACCGGCCGCCAACTGGTGCAGCAGGCCCTCGACCAACAGTTTAGCGTGACGGCTTTTGTGCGCGACCCGGCCAAGCTGACTGTGAAGCACCCGAACCTGCGGGTGGTGCAGGGCGACGTGCTCCGGCCCGAAACGGTGGAAGCAGCCATACCAGGGCACGAAGCCGTGGTCCTGGCCTTGGGCGTGAAGAAAAACCAAGCCGGGGATACTACTCTCTCGGATGGAACCCAGAGTATCATTGACTGCATGCGCAAGTACGGGGTGCCGCGGTTGATTTGCGAATCATCCTTGGGCGTCGGTAGCAGCAAAAATGAGGTTGGGTTTCTGTTCGGGAAAGTGGTGGCGCCGCTATTTCTGAAGCACATCATGGCCGACAAGGAACGGCAGGAAGCTCTGATTCAGCACAGCGGCCTAGACTGGACCATTGTGCGGCCCGCCGGGCTGACCAATGGCAAGGCTACCGGGGGCTATAAGGTGGCGTTGAGTTTTGCCAATGCCAAAATCAAGGGGCGGGTGTCGCGGGCTGACGTGGCGCAGTTCATGCTCAAGCAGCTGGCTACTGATGCCTTTGTGGGGCGGGCCGTGGGAATTTCCTATTAA